In the genome of Thermithiobacillus tepidarius DSM 3134, one region contains:
- a CDS encoding SHOCT domain-containing protein: MMHYWDGHWGWGMGFVGWILMLLFWLAVLGLAVWLIVYLTRGQARAGPSALEILKERYARGEIDKAEYEQKRKDLLE; the protein is encoded by the coding sequence ATGATGCACTACTGGGACGGTCATTGGGGCTGGGGCATGGGCTTCGTGGGCTGGATCCTGATGCTGCTCTTCTGGCTCGCGGTGCTCGGCCTGGCGGTTTGGCTCATCGTCTATCTTACCCGCGGGCAGGCGCGCGCCGGGCCGTCGGCGCTGGAGATCCTGAAGGAGCGCTACGCCCGCGGCGAGATCGACAAGGCCGAATACGAGCAGAAACGCAAGGATCTGCTGGAATAG